The following coding sequences are from one Paramormyrops kingsleyae isolate MSU_618 chromosome 21, PKINGS_0.4, whole genome shotgun sequence window:
- the LOC111858470 gene encoding polypyrimidine tract-binding protein 2-like isoform X2 has protein sequence MDGIVSDVAVGVKRGSDELLSGSHYTSPSTGMSGIVTANGNDSKKLRVEDRMDATPSRVLHIRKLPNEVSETEVIALGLPFGKVTNILMLKGKNQAFLELGTEEAAITMVNYYTAVTPHVRNVPVFIQYSNHKELKTDNALNQRAQAVLQAVTAVQAGGTPTSGTTASESALTPAPSPVLRIIIDNMFYPVTLDVLQQIFSKFGTVMKIITFTKNNQFQALLQFSDPVNAQQAKLSLDGQNIYNACCTLRIDFSKLVNLNVKYNNDKSRDYTRPELPAGDGQPSVDPTAAAGFSKDTSSLLGTPSGMVTPYTSGAAFPSTLSFAQSGGALSPLSAAAAAAAAAGRVALSGHTGSGGVLLVSNLNEEMVTPQSLFTLFGVYGDAQRVKILYNKKDSALIQMADANQAQLAMSHLNGQKMYGKIIRVTLSKHQTVQLPREGLDDQGLTKDFTNSPLHRFKKPGSKNFQNIFPPSATLHLSNIPQNVTEDDLRLLFSNSGGTVKAFKFFQDHRMALLQMSTVEEAIQALIDLHNYNMGDNHHLRVSFSKSTI, from the exons ATGGACGG CATTGTCAGTGATGTTGCTGTTGGAGTGAAG AGAGGCTCAGACGAGCTGCTGTCAGGCAGCCACTACACCAGTCCGAGCACTGGTATGAGTGGGATTGTAACTG CTAATGGAAATGATAGCAAGAAACTGAGAGTGGAAGACAGAATGGACGCCACCCCTTCCCGTGTCCTCCACATAAGGAAGCTGCCCAATGAAGTTTCCGAGACGGAGGTCATCGCCTTGGGCTTACCTTTTGGGAAGGTCACCAATATCCTGATGCTTAAGGGAAAGAATCAG GCATTCCTGGAGCTGGGGACAGAGGAAGCCGCCATTACCATGGTGAATTATTACACGGCCGTGACACCTCATGTCCGCAACGTCCCCGTCTTCATCCAGTACTCCAATCACAAAGAGCTGAAGACCGATAATGCCCTCAACCAG CGTGCACAAGCGGTCCTCCAGGCCGTCACAGCTGTCCAGGCAGGAGGCACCCCGACGTCGGGGACGACGGCCAGCGAGAGTGCGCTGACGCCGGCGCCCAGCCCCGTGCTGCGGATAATCATCGACAATATGTTCTATCCTGTCACCCTGGACGTCCTTCAACAG ATCTTTTCCAAGTTCGGAACGGTCATGAAGATCATCACGTTCACCAAGAACAATCAGTTTCAAGCCCTGCTGCAGTTCAGCGACCCCGTGAACGCCCAGCAAGCAAAGCTG TCCTTGGATGGCCAGAACATCTACAATGCCTGTTGCACGCTGCGCATTGACTTCTCTAAGCTGGTCAACCTTAATGTCAAGTACAACAACGACAAGAGCCGGGACTACACCAGGCCGGAGCTTCCTGCCGGAGACGGACAGCCCTCCGTCGATCCCACTGCGGCAGCCGGCTTCAGCAAGGATACCTCCTCCCTGCTCG GAACTCCATCTGGAATGGTGACTCCCTACACCAGTGGCGCGGCATTCCCATccaccctcagctttgcacagaGCGGAG GGGCTCTGAGTCCGCTGAGCGCCGCGGCGGCAGCGGCGGCTGCAGCCGGGAGGGTGGCGCTGTCTGGTCACACGGGCAGCGGCGGTGTGCTGCTAGTCAGCAACCTCAATGAGGAG ATGGTTACGCCCCAAAGTCTGTTTACCCTCTTCG GAGTTTACGGCGATGCGCAGCGTGTGAAGATACTATACAATAAAAAAGACAGCGCGCTCATACAAATGGCCGACGCCAATCAAGCACAGCTTG ccaTGAGTCATCTGAATGGCCAGAAGATGTACGGAAAGATAATCCGGGTGACTCTGTCGAAACATCAGACGGTGCAGCTGCCCAGGGAAGGTCTGGACGACCAGGGGCTCACAAAGGACTTCACTAATTCCCCTCTGCATCGATTCAAGAAGCCCGGCTCGAAAAACTTCCAGAACATCTTTCCGCCGTCTGCCACTCTCCACCTTTCCAACATCCC ACAAAATGTAACTGAAGATGACCTCCGACTGCTGTTCTCGAATTCCGGTGGCACTGTGAAAGCATTTAAGTTTTTCCA AGACCACAGAATGGCACTGCTGCAGATGTCAACGGTGGAAGAAGCGATCCAGGCCTTGATCGACCTCCACAATTACAACATGGGTGACAACCATCACTTGAGGGTCTCCTTCTCGAAGTCGACTATCTGA
- the LOC111858470 gene encoding polypyrimidine tract-binding protein 2-like isoform X1, with protein sequence MDGYVSSIVSDVAVGVKRGSDELLSGSHYTSPSTGMSGIVTANGNDSKKLRVEDRMDATPSRVLHIRKLPNEVSETEVIALGLPFGKVTNILMLKGKNQAFLELGTEEAAITMVNYYTAVTPHVRNVPVFIQYSNHKELKTDNALNQRAQAVLQAVTAVQAGGTPTSGTTASESALTPAPSPVLRIIIDNMFYPVTLDVLQQIFSKFGTVMKIITFTKNNQFQALLQFSDPVNAQQAKLSLDGQNIYNACCTLRIDFSKLVNLNVKYNNDKSRDYTRPELPAGDGQPSVDPTAAAGFSKDTSSLLGTPSGMVTPYTSGAAFPSTLSFAQSGGALSPLSAAAAAAAAAGRVALSGHTGSGGVLLVSNLNEEMVTPQSLFTLFGVYGDAQRVKILYNKKDSALIQMADANQAQLAMSHLNGQKMYGKIIRVTLSKHQTVQLPREGLDDQGLTKDFTNSPLHRFKKPGSKNFQNIFPPSATLHLSNIPQNVTEDDLRLLFSNSGGTVKAFKFFQDHRMALLQMSTVEEAIQALIDLHNYNMGDNHHLRVSFSKSTI encoded by the exons ATGGACGGGTACGTATCGAG CATTGTCAGTGATGTTGCTGTTGGAGTGAAG AGAGGCTCAGACGAGCTGCTGTCAGGCAGCCACTACACCAGTCCGAGCACTGGTATGAGTGGGATTGTAACTG CTAATGGAAATGATAGCAAGAAACTGAGAGTGGAAGACAGAATGGACGCCACCCCTTCCCGTGTCCTCCACATAAGGAAGCTGCCCAATGAAGTTTCCGAGACGGAGGTCATCGCCTTGGGCTTACCTTTTGGGAAGGTCACCAATATCCTGATGCTTAAGGGAAAGAATCAG GCATTCCTGGAGCTGGGGACAGAGGAAGCCGCCATTACCATGGTGAATTATTACACGGCCGTGACACCTCATGTCCGCAACGTCCCCGTCTTCATCCAGTACTCCAATCACAAAGAGCTGAAGACCGATAATGCCCTCAACCAG CGTGCACAAGCGGTCCTCCAGGCCGTCACAGCTGTCCAGGCAGGAGGCACCCCGACGTCGGGGACGACGGCCAGCGAGAGTGCGCTGACGCCGGCGCCCAGCCCCGTGCTGCGGATAATCATCGACAATATGTTCTATCCTGTCACCCTGGACGTCCTTCAACAG ATCTTTTCCAAGTTCGGAACGGTCATGAAGATCATCACGTTCACCAAGAACAATCAGTTTCAAGCCCTGCTGCAGTTCAGCGACCCCGTGAACGCCCAGCAAGCAAAGCTG TCCTTGGATGGCCAGAACATCTACAATGCCTGTTGCACGCTGCGCATTGACTTCTCTAAGCTGGTCAACCTTAATGTCAAGTACAACAACGACAAGAGCCGGGACTACACCAGGCCGGAGCTTCCTGCCGGAGACGGACAGCCCTCCGTCGATCCCACTGCGGCAGCCGGCTTCAGCAAGGATACCTCCTCCCTGCTCG GAACTCCATCTGGAATGGTGACTCCCTACACCAGTGGCGCGGCATTCCCATccaccctcagctttgcacagaGCGGAG GGGCTCTGAGTCCGCTGAGCGCCGCGGCGGCAGCGGCGGCTGCAGCCGGGAGGGTGGCGCTGTCTGGTCACACGGGCAGCGGCGGTGTGCTGCTAGTCAGCAACCTCAATGAGGAG ATGGTTACGCCCCAAAGTCTGTTTACCCTCTTCG GAGTTTACGGCGATGCGCAGCGTGTGAAGATACTATACAATAAAAAAGACAGCGCGCTCATACAAATGGCCGACGCCAATCAAGCACAGCTTG ccaTGAGTCATCTGAATGGCCAGAAGATGTACGGAAAGATAATCCGGGTGACTCTGTCGAAACATCAGACGGTGCAGCTGCCCAGGGAAGGTCTGGACGACCAGGGGCTCACAAAGGACTTCACTAATTCCCCTCTGCATCGATTCAAGAAGCCCGGCTCGAAAAACTTCCAGAACATCTTTCCGCCGTCTGCCACTCTCCACCTTTCCAACATCCC ACAAAATGTAACTGAAGATGACCTCCGACTGCTGTTCTCGAATTCCGGTGGCACTGTGAAAGCATTTAAGTTTTTCCA AGACCACAGAATGGCACTGCTGCAGATGTCAACGGTGGAAGAAGCGATCCAGGCCTTGATCGACCTCCACAATTACAACATGGGTGACAACCATCACTTGAGGGTCTCCTTCTCGAAGTCGACTATCTGA